The Mycobacterium seoulense genome has a window encoding:
- the fadD8 gene encoding fatty-acid--CoA ligase FadD8 yields the protein MSDDLLRHPIHSGHLTVGALKRNKDKPVLHLGDTTLTGGQLAERISQYIQAFEALGAGTGATVGLLSLNRPEVLMIIGAGQTQGYRRVALHPLGSLDDHAYVLGDAGVTSLIIDPNPMFVERALGLLEKVPALKQVLTIGPAPEALGDSAVDLVAEAAKYPPKPLVAADLPPDHIGGMAYTGGTTGKPKGVLGTAQSITTMTTIQLAEWEWPENPRFLMCTPLSHAGAAFFVPTIVKGGELVVLTKFDPAEVLRVIEEQKITATMLVPSMIYALMDHPDSHTRDLSSLETVYYGASAMNPVRLAEAIRRFGPIFAQYYGQSEAPMVISYLAKKDHDEKRLTSCGRPTLFARTALLGADGEPVPQGEVGEICVSGPLLSGGYWNLPEETAKTFKDGWLHTGDMAREDEDGFWFIVDRVKDMIVTGGFNVFPREVEDVVAEHPAVAQVCVIGTPDEKWGEAVTAVIVLRPDHPSDEESVARVTVEIQAAVKERKGSVQSPKQVIVVESVPVTALGKPDKKAVRAQFWEGAERAVG from the coding sequence ATGAGTGACGATCTGCTGCGCCATCCCATTCATTCCGGACACCTGACGGTCGGTGCGCTCAAGCGCAACAAGGACAAGCCGGTGCTGCATCTCGGCGACACCACGTTGACCGGTGGTCAGCTCGCCGAGCGCATCAGCCAGTACATTCAGGCTTTCGAGGCGCTCGGCGCGGGCACCGGCGCTACCGTCGGGCTGCTGTCGCTGAACCGGCCCGAGGTGCTGATGATCATCGGCGCCGGCCAGACCCAGGGTTACCGGCGCGTGGCACTGCACCCTCTGGGCTCCCTCGACGACCACGCCTACGTGCTGGGCGACGCCGGCGTGACGTCGCTGATCATCGATCCCAACCCGATGTTCGTCGAGCGGGCGCTGGGCCTGCTGGAGAAGGTGCCCGCCCTCAAGCAGGTCCTGACTATCGGCCCGGCCCCCGAAGCGTTGGGCGATTCCGCGGTGGATCTCGTCGCCGAGGCCGCGAAGTATCCGCCAAAGCCGTTGGTGGCGGCCGACCTTCCGCCTGATCACATCGGCGGGATGGCCTACACCGGCGGCACGACCGGCAAGCCCAAGGGTGTGCTGGGCACCGCGCAGTCGATCACCACGATGACCACGATCCAGCTCGCCGAATGGGAATGGCCGGAAAACCCGCGTTTCCTGATGTGCACCCCGCTGTCGCACGCCGGGGCGGCGTTCTTCGTGCCGACGATCGTCAAGGGCGGCGAGCTGGTCGTGCTGACCAAGTTCGACCCGGCCGAGGTGCTGCGGGTGATCGAGGAACAGAAGATCACCGCCACCATGCTGGTGCCGTCGATGATCTACGCGCTGATGGACCACCCCGATTCGCACACCCGTGACCTGTCCTCGTTGGAGACCGTCTATTACGGCGCCTCGGCGATGAACCCGGTGCGGTTGGCCGAGGCCATCCGGCGCTTCGGGCCGATCTTCGCCCAGTACTACGGGCAGTCCGAGGCCCCGATGGTGATCTCCTACCTGGCAAAGAAGGATCACGACGAGAAGCGGCTCACCTCCTGTGGGCGGCCTACCCTGTTCGCCCGCACGGCACTGCTGGGGGCCGATGGTGAGCCGGTGCCGCAGGGCGAGGTCGGCGAGATCTGCGTGTCCGGGCCGCTCCTGAGCGGCGGGTACTGGAATCTGCCGGAGGAGACGGCCAAGACGTTCAAAGACGGCTGGCTGCACACCGGTGACATGGCCCGCGAGGACGAGGACGGCTTCTGGTTCATCGTCGACCGGGTCAAGGACATGATCGTCACCGGCGGGTTCAACGTGTTCCCGCGCGAGGTGGAGGACGTCGTCGCCGAGCATCCGGCCGTCGCGCAGGTGTGTGTTATCGGTACGCCGGACGAGAAGTGGGGCGAAGCCGTCACCGCAGTGATCGTCCTGCGACCCGACCATCCATCCGACGAGGAGTCGGTGGCACGGGTGACCGTCGAGATCCAGGCCGCGGTCAAGGAGCGCAAGGGTTCGGTGCAGTCGCCCAAGCAGGTGATCGTCGTCGAGTCCGTCCCCGTGACCGCGCTGGGCAAGCCCGACAAGAAGGCCGTGCGCGCGCAGTTCTGGGAGGGCGCCGAGCGCGCCGTCGGCTAG
- a CDS encoding o-succinylbenzoate synthase, whose protein sequence is MTPTLRDLLDRLHVVALPMRVRFRGITTREVALIEGPAGWGEFGAFPEYAPPEAAHWLASAVEAAYHRPPPPRRDRIPINATVPAVDAARVGEVLARFPGTRTAKVKVAEPGQTLADDVDRVNAVRELVPTVRVDANGGWSVEQAVRATAALTADGPLEYLEQPCATVDELAALRRRVDVPIAADESIRKADDPLAVVRARAADIAVLKVAPLGGVSALLSIAAQIDIPVVVSSAIDSAVGIAAGLAAAAALPVLDHACGLGTGGLFVHDVAEVAPPVEGALAVGPVTPDAARLRALAAPPERRQWWIDRVEACHRFLVPSSG, encoded by the coding sequence GTGACGCCGACGCTGCGGGACCTGCTCGACCGGCTGCACGTGGTCGCGCTGCCGATGCGGGTGCGCTTCCGCGGCATCACCACCCGGGAGGTCGCCCTCATCGAGGGGCCCGCGGGCTGGGGGGAGTTCGGGGCGTTCCCCGAATACGCGCCGCCGGAGGCCGCGCACTGGCTGGCGTCGGCCGTCGAGGCCGCCTACCACCGCCCGCCGCCGCCCCGGCGCGACCGCATCCCGATCAACGCCACCGTGCCGGCCGTCGACGCCGCCCGGGTGGGCGAGGTGCTGGCCCGGTTTCCGGGGACCCGCACGGCCAAGGTGAAGGTCGCCGAGCCCGGCCAGACGCTGGCCGACGACGTCGACCGCGTCAACGCCGTGCGCGAACTCGTGCCGACCGTGCGGGTGGACGCCAACGGCGGCTGGAGCGTCGAGCAGGCGGTGCGGGCGACGGCCGCCCTGACCGCCGACGGCCCGCTGGAATACCTCGAACAACCCTGCGCGACCGTCGACGAACTGGCGGCCCTGCGCCGGCGGGTCGACGTGCCGATCGCCGCCGACGAGAGCATCCGCAAGGCCGACGACCCGCTCGCCGTCGTCCGCGCCCGCGCCGCCGACATCGCCGTGCTGAAAGTCGCTCCGTTGGGCGGCGTTTCGGCCCTGCTGTCGATCGCCGCGCAGATCGACATCCCGGTCGTGGTCTCCAGCGCGATCGACTCCGCGGTGGGAATCGCCGCGGGGCTGGCCGCCGCGGCCGCCCTGCCGGTGTTGGACCACGCCTGCGGGCTGGGCACCGGCGGGCTGTTCGTCCACGACGTCGCCGAGGTCGCCCCGCCCGTCGAGGGCGCCCTGGCGGTCGGGCCGGTCACGCCCGATGCGGCGCGGCTGCGGGCCCTCGCCGCGCCCCCGGAGCGGCGGCAGTGGTGGATCGACCGGGTCGAGGCCTGCCACCGGTTCCTTGTACCGTCGTCCGGGTGA
- a CDS encoding TetR/AcrR family transcriptional regulator, with product MAEIRSDARRNRERLLEVATAAFAAAEGRSVSLEAIAREAGVGIGTLYRHFPNREALVEAIYRAELAEVAAAAERQLERHPPTIALRHWMDRYAAFVAAKRGMAESLHAMFDSGAMQPSQTRDSIVGAVDLLLRAGADDGSLRPDVRADDVVSSLIGIFLASGSPEQTGRMLDLLVAGISAPRT from the coding sequence TTGGCCGAGATCCGATCGGACGCCCGCCGCAACCGCGAGCGGCTGCTCGAGGTCGCGACGGCGGCGTTCGCCGCCGCGGAGGGGCGGTCGGTGTCGCTGGAGGCCATCGCGCGCGAGGCCGGCGTCGGGATAGGCACGCTTTACCGCCATTTCCCGAATCGGGAGGCGCTCGTCGAGGCGATCTACCGAGCCGAGCTCGCCGAAGTGGCCGCGGCCGCCGAACGGCAGCTCGAGCGGCATCCGCCCACGATCGCTCTGCGCCACTGGATGGACCGCTACGCCGCCTTCGTCGCTGCCAAGCGAGGAATGGCCGAGTCGCTGCACGCGATGTTCGACTCCGGTGCCATGCAGCCCAGCCAGACCCGCGACAGCATCGTGGGCGCCGTCGACCTGCTGTTGCGGGCCGGCGCCGACGATGGGAGCCTGCGCCCCGACGTGCGGGCCGACGACGTGGTGTCGAGCCTGATCGGCATCTTCCTGGCCAGCGGTTCGCCAGAGCAGACGGGCCGGATGCTCGACCTGCTGGTGGCGGGCATCTCTGCGCCTCGAACGTGA
- a CDS encoding alpha/beta fold hydrolase: protein MINLAYDDRGSGEPVVFISGHGGAGRTWHPYQVPAFLAAGYRVITFDNRGIGATENAQGFTTQTMVSDTAALIEGLNAAPARIVGMSMGGFIAQELMLARPELVSSAVLMGTRGRMDKTREFFRDAEAELADAGIQLPSSYEAKIRLLENFSHKTLNDDVAVADWIAMFSMWPVKSTPGMRCQLDIAPYTNRLPAYRSIATPVLVIGFSDDVLTPPYLGREVADALPNGRYVQIADAGHLGFFERPDAVNEAALKFFASN from the coding sequence GTGATCAACCTGGCTTACGACGACCGCGGCTCGGGTGAGCCGGTGGTGTTCATCAGCGGTCACGGCGGCGCCGGTCGGACCTGGCACCCGTATCAGGTTCCCGCGTTCCTGGCGGCCGGTTACCGCGTCATCACCTTCGACAATCGCGGGATCGGCGCCACCGAGAACGCGCAGGGCTTCACCACCCAGACGATGGTGTCCGACACCGCGGCGCTGATCGAAGGGCTCAACGCCGCTCCGGCCCGCATCGTAGGGATGTCGATGGGTGGGTTCATCGCCCAGGAGCTCATGCTCGCCCGGCCCGAACTCGTCAGTTCCGCGGTGTTGATGGGCACCCGGGGCCGCATGGACAAGACTCGCGAGTTCTTCCGCGACGCCGAGGCCGAGCTGGCCGACGCCGGCATCCAGCTGCCGAGCTCATACGAGGCGAAAATCCGCCTGCTGGAAAACTTTTCGCACAAAACGCTCAACGACGACGTCGCGGTCGCGGACTGGATCGCGATGTTCTCCATGTGGCCGGTCAAGTCCACCCCGGGCATGCGTTGCCAGCTGGACATCGCCCCGTACACCAACCGGTTGCCGGCCTACCGCAGCATCGCGACGCCGGTCCTGGTGATCGGCTTCTCCGACGACGTGTTGACGCCCCCCTACCTGGGGCGTGAGGTCGCCGACGCGCTGCCCAACGGCCGGTACGTGCAGATCGCCGACGCCGGCCACCTCGGCTTTTTCGAGCGCCCGGACGCCGTCAACGAGGCGGCGCTGAAGTTCTTCGCCAGCAACTAG
- the menD gene encoding 2-succinyl-5-enolpyruvyl-6-hydroxy-3-cyclohexene-1-carboxylic-acid synthase, whose translation MNPSTTQARVVVDELIRGGVRDVVLCPGSRNAPLAFALQDADQSGRIRLHVRIDERTAGYLAIGLAIAAGAPVCVAMTSGTAVANLGPAVVEANYARVPLIVLSANRPYEMLGTGANQTMEQLGYFGTQVRAAISLGLAEDAPERLDALNATWRSATCRVLAAATGSRTANAGPVQFDIPLREPLVPGPEPHGAAAPQGRPGGRPWTYTPPVMFDQPLDIDLTPDTIVIAGHGAGAQPNLAELPTVAEPTAPAPTNPLHPLALPLLRPKQVIMLGRPTLHRPVSALLADPQVPVYALTTGPRWPDVSGNSQATGTRAVTTGTPNPAWLKRCAEVNRHANEAVRGQLEAHPLTTGLHVAAAVADALRPGDQLVLGASNPVRDAALVGLDTHGIRVRSNRGVAGIDGTVSTAIGAALAHEGRTVALIGDLTFVHDSSGLLIGPTEPTPRRLTIVVSNDNGGGIFELLEQGDPRFSDVSSRIFGTPHDVDVGALCRAYHVESRQIEVDQLSAALDEPAAGMRVLEVKADRSSLRQLHAAIKASL comes from the coding sequence GTGAACCCCTCGACGACGCAGGCCCGGGTCGTCGTTGACGAGCTGATTCGCGGCGGCGTCCGCGACGTGGTGCTGTGCCCCGGGTCGCGGAACGCGCCGCTGGCGTTCGCGCTGCAGGACGCCGACCAATCCGGCCGGATCCGGCTGCACGTCCGCATCGACGAGCGCACCGCCGGTTACCTGGCCATCGGACTGGCCATCGCCGCCGGCGCGCCGGTGTGCGTCGCGATGACGTCCGGCACCGCCGTGGCCAACCTCGGGCCGGCCGTGGTGGAGGCCAACTACGCGCGGGTGCCGCTCATCGTGCTGTCCGCCAACCGGCCCTACGAGATGCTGGGCACCGGCGCCAACCAGACCATGGAGCAGCTGGGCTACTTCGGCACCCAGGTCCGCGCCGCCATCAGCCTGGGCCTGGCCGAGGACGCCCCCGAGCGGCTGGACGCCCTGAACGCCACCTGGCGCTCGGCCACGTGCCGGGTCCTGGCCGCCGCCACGGGATCTCGCACCGCCAACGCCGGCCCCGTGCAATTCGACATCCCGCTGCGCGAACCGCTGGTGCCCGGCCCCGAGCCGCACGGCGCCGCGGCCCCGCAGGGCCGGCCCGGCGGCCGGCCGTGGACCTACACCCCGCCGGTCATGTTCGACCAGCCACTGGACATCGACCTGACGCCCGACACCATCGTCATCGCCGGACACGGCGCGGGCGCGCAGCCCAACCTCGCGGAGTTGCCGACGGTCGCCGAGCCGACGGCGCCCGCCCCCACGAACCCGCTGCACCCGCTGGCCCTGCCGCTGCTGCGCCCCAAGCAGGTGATCATGCTCGGCCGCCCGACCCTGCACCGGCCGGTGTCGGCGCTGCTCGCCGACCCCCAGGTGCCGGTGTACGCGTTGACCACCGGACCGCGCTGGCCCGACGTCTCGGGCAACTCCCAGGCCACCGGCACGCGGGCGGTCACCACCGGCACCCCGAATCCGGCCTGGCTGAAGCGCTGCGCGGAGGTCAACCGGCACGCGAACGAGGCGGTGCGCGGCCAGCTCGAGGCGCACCCGCTCACCACCGGTCTGCACGTCGCGGCGGCGGTGGCCGACGCGCTGCGGCCCGGCGACCAGCTGGTACTCGGCGCGTCCAACCCGGTCCGCGACGCGGCGCTGGTCGGCCTGGACACCCACGGCATCCGGGTGCGCTCCAACCGCGGTGTGGCCGGCATCGACGGCACCGTCTCCACCGCGATCGGGGCCGCCCTGGCCCACGAGGGGCGCACCGTCGCACTGATCGGCGACCTGACGTTCGTCCACGACAGCTCCGGGCTACTGATCGGCCCCACCGAGCCGACGCCGCGCCGGCTGACCATCGTGGTCTCCAACGACAACGGCGGTGGCATCTTCGAACTGCTCGAGCAGGGCGACCCGCGGTTCTCCGACGTGTCGTCGCGAATCTTCGGCACACCGCACGACGTCGACGTCGGCGCGCTGTGCCGCGCCTATCACGTCGAGAGCAGGCAGATCGAGGTCGACCAACTCAGCGCGGCCCTCGACGAGCCCGCGGCCGGCATGCGGGTGCTCGAGGTCAAGGCCGACCGCTCCTCGCTGCGCCAGCTGCACGCCGCCATCAAGGCGTCCCTGTGA
- a CDS encoding amidohydrolase, whose translation MAPADLVVNGTVLTVDENRPTAEALAVTDGRIVAVGSRSDVADHIGPDTETIDIGDGCVMPGFVEAHGHPLMEAIALSDRIVDIRPVTVRNPTQVVDIIRGEAARRGPEGAYLNGWDALLQPGLPDPTLSWLDEIAQDGPLVIIHNSGHKAYFNSRAAEINGLTRDTPDPKGAKYGRTAEGELDGTAEEIGAVFPLLGGAVQGGTYPDMLRAECARLNRAGLTTCSEMAFDPKFKPLVEQLRKDLTVRLRTYEVSNAQMSTDASPGEGDDMLRQVGIKIWVDGSPWIGNIALSFPYLDTAATRSAGITPGSCGCANYTREQLAEIVGAYLPRGWQMACHVQGDAGVDTILDVYEEALRQHPRPDHRLRLEHVGAIRPEQLQRAADLGVTCSIFVDQLHYWGDILVDGLFGPERGSHWMPAGSAVATGMRISLHNDPPVTPEEPLRNISVAVTRTAPSGRVLAPEERLTVEQAIRAQTIDAAWQLFADDVTGSLEVGKYADLVVLSADPRTVPPGQIADLEVRATFLAGRQVYGR comes from the coding sequence ATGGCCCCCGCAGATCTCGTCGTCAACGGAACCGTACTGACCGTGGACGAGAATCGGCCCACGGCCGAAGCGCTCGCCGTCACCGACGGCAGGATCGTCGCCGTCGGCAGCCGCTCCGATGTCGCCGACCACATCGGCCCGGACACCGAAACGATCGACATCGGCGACGGCTGCGTCATGCCGGGATTCGTCGAGGCGCACGGACATCCCCTGATGGAGGCGATCGCGCTCTCGGACCGGATCGTCGACATCCGGCCCGTCACTGTCCGCAATCCCACCCAGGTGGTCGACATCATTCGGGGCGAGGCCGCGCGCCGGGGACCCGAAGGCGCCTACCTCAATGGCTGGGACGCCCTGCTGCAGCCCGGCCTGCCCGACCCCACTCTGAGTTGGCTGGACGAGATCGCCCAAGACGGCCCGCTGGTCATCATCCACAACTCCGGCCACAAGGCCTACTTCAACTCGCGCGCCGCGGAAATCAACGGGCTCACGCGCGACACCCCCGACCCCAAAGGGGCCAAGTACGGCCGCACCGCCGAAGGTGAGCTCGACGGCACGGCCGAGGAGATCGGTGCCGTGTTCCCGCTGCTGGGCGGCGCGGTTCAGGGCGGCACCTATCCGGACATGTTGCGCGCCGAGTGCGCCCGGCTGAACCGTGCCGGCCTGACCACGTGTTCGGAGATGGCCTTCGACCCGAAGTTCAAGCCGCTGGTCGAGCAGCTGCGCAAGGACCTGACGGTGCGGCTGCGCACCTACGAGGTCTCCAACGCGCAGATGTCCACCGATGCCAGCCCGGGCGAGGGCGACGACATGCTGCGCCAGGTCGGTATCAAGATCTGGGTGGACGGCTCGCCGTGGATCGGCAACATCGCGTTGTCGTTTCCATACCTGGACACCGCCGCCACCCGCTCGGCCGGCATCACGCCCGGTTCCTGTGGCTGCGCCAACTACACCCGCGAGCAGCTCGCCGAGATCGTCGGCGCATACCTGCCGCGGGGCTGGCAGATGGCCTGCCACGTGCAGGGCGACGCGGGCGTCGACACCATCCTGGACGTGTACGAAGAAGCCCTGCGCCAGCACCCGCGCCCCGACCACCGGCTGCGGCTCGAGCACGTCGGCGCCATCCGGCCCGAGCAGCTGCAGCGCGCCGCCGACCTCGGGGTCACCTGCAGCATCTTCGTCGACCAGCTCCATTACTGGGGCGACATCCTCGTCGACGGCCTGTTCGGGCCCGAGCGCGGATCCCATTGGATGCCGGCGGGTTCCGCCGTGGCCACCGGGATGCGCATCTCGCTGCACAACGACCCCCCGGTCACGCCCGAGGAGCCGCTGCGCAACATCAGCGTCGCCGTCACCCGCACGGCGCCCAGCGGCCGGGTGCTGGCGCCCGAGGAACGCTTGACGGTCGAGCAGGCGATCCGCGCGCAGACCATCGACGCGGCCTGGCAGTTGTTCGCCGACGACGTGACCGGCTCGCTGGAGGTGGGCAAGTACGCCGACCTGGTGGTGCTGTCGGCCGACCCGCGAACGGTGCCGCCCGGGCAGATCGCCGACCTCGAGGTGCGTGCGACGTTCCTGGCGGGCCGCCAGGTCTACGGCCGGTGA
- a CDS encoding glycosyltransferase family 4 protein, with protein MRVAIVAESFLPEVNGVSNSVIRVLEHLRRTGHEALVIAPDTPPGAPPADRVYDGIRVHRVPSRMFPKVTTLPLGVPMPRMVKVLRGFDPHVVHLASPALLGYGGVKAARWLGVPTVAVYQTDVPGFAASYGIPMTARAAWAWFRHLHSLADRTLAPSSVTIESLVAHGFPRVHHWARGVDVLRFAPSARDETLRRQWSPQGKPIVGFVGRLAPEKHVERLIPLAARDAIQLVIVGDGVDRNKLQKAMPTAVFTGALYGDELAAAYASMDVFVHPGEHETFCQVVQEALASGLPVIAPDAGGPRDLVTPWRTGLLLGVDEFEAKLPAAVAHLIDERQRYALAARRSVLGRSWPVICDELLGHYEAVLSPFARRRMFAKRYAQGQ; from the coding sequence GTGCGCGTTGCCATCGTCGCCGAATCGTTCCTGCCGGAAGTCAACGGTGTCAGCAACTCGGTGATCCGGGTGCTCGAGCACCTGCGCCGGACCGGTCACGAAGCCCTCGTCATCGCCCCGGACACCCCGCCCGGTGCGCCCCCCGCGGATCGCGTCTACGACGGAATCCGCGTGCATCGGGTGCCGTCGCGGATGTTTCCCAAGGTGACCACACTGCCGCTCGGTGTGCCGATGCCCCGGATGGTCAAGGTGCTGCGCGGATTCGACCCGCACGTCGTGCATTTGGCCTCGCCGGCGTTGTTGGGCTACGGCGGGGTGAAGGCGGCGCGGTGGCTGGGGGTGCCGACGGTCGCGGTGTATCAAACGGACGTACCGGGTTTCGCGGCGAGCTATGGCATTCCGATGACGGCACGGGCCGCGTGGGCCTGGTTCCGCCATCTGCACAGCCTCGCCGACCGCACCCTGGCGCCGTCCAGCGTGACGATCGAATCGCTTGTCGCGCACGGCTTCCCCCGGGTACACCACTGGGCACGGGGGGTCGACGTGCTCCGGTTCGCGCCATCGGCGCGTGACGAGACGCTCAGGCGGCAATGGTCGCCCCAGGGCAAGCCGATCGTCGGCTTCGTGGGCCGGTTGGCGCCCGAGAAGCACGTCGAGCGGCTGATTCCGCTCGCGGCGCGGGACGCGATACAACTCGTGATCGTCGGTGACGGGGTGGACCGGAACAAGTTGCAAAAGGCAATGCCGACAGCGGTTTTCACCGGAGCTTTGTACGGTGACGAACTCGCGGCGGCGTACGCCAGCATGGACGTCTTCGTGCATCCCGGCGAGCACGAGACGTTCTGCCAAGTCGTGCAGGAAGCGCTCGCGTCGGGGTTGCCGGTGATCGCCCCCGACGCCGGCGGCCCACGTGACCTCGTCACGCCGTGGCGCACCGGTTTGTTACTGGGCGTCGACGAGTTCGAGGCGAAGTTGCCCGCGGCCGTCGCCCATTTGATCGACGAACGCCAGCGTTACGCGCTGGCCGCCCGGCGCAGCGTGCTCGGCCGCAGCTGGCCCGTCATCTGTGACGAGCTGCTCGGCCACTACGAGGCCGTGCTGTCGCCGTTTGCCCGCAGGCGGATGTTCGCCAAGCGGTACGCGCAGGGCCAGTGA
- a CDS encoding nitroreductase family deazaflavin-dependent oxidoreductase, which produces MGSGKSIKPPWWLKPANKVFIQMSRLGLSFGGESPVVLTVTGRKSGVARSTPVTPMTVDGRQYVVAGFPGADWVANARATPEATIARGRHVQRVRMAELPADDARPILRAFPAEVPTGVGFMKRAGLVTEGRPEEFEALAGRCAVFRLDPV; this is translated from the coding sequence ATGGGAAGCGGCAAATCGATCAAGCCGCCGTGGTGGTTGAAGCCGGCCAACAAGGTCTTCATCCAGATGTCGCGGCTGGGACTGAGTTTCGGCGGCGAGAGTCCCGTCGTGTTGACGGTGACGGGCCGCAAGTCGGGCGTGGCGCGCTCGACCCCGGTGACGCCCATGACGGTCGACGGGCGGCAGTACGTCGTCGCCGGGTTCCCGGGGGCGGACTGGGTTGCCAACGCCCGCGCCACGCCCGAGGCGACGATCGCGCGGGGCCGTCACGTCCAGCGGGTGCGGATGGCCGAGCTGCCCGCCGACGACGCCCGGCCGATCCTGCGGGCCTTCCCCGCCGAGGTGCCGACGGGCGTCGGCTTCATGAAGCGGGCCGGGCTCGTCACCGAGGGCCGCCCCGAGGAGTTCGAGGCCCTGGCCGGCCGCTGCGCCGTGTTCCGCCTTGACCCGGTATAG
- a CDS encoding DUF3592 domain-containing protein: MRNYPKRVLHILIHGRSDHPPHTPSRIALRWARIAVLIVTGLVTLQSILLVAGAWRDDLAIRHNMGVAQAEVLSAGPRRSTIEFVTPERVTYRPELGVLYPSHLATGMRIYVEYNKNDPNLVRVQHRNAGLAIIPAGSIAVVCWLAATVLLIGLAVLDRLLDRRTDAADQQISRDVCP, from the coding sequence ATCCGGAACTACCCGAAAAGGGTGCTCCACATACTCATTCACGGCCGCAGCGACCACCCGCCGCACACCCCCTCCCGGATTGCGTTGCGCTGGGCCCGCATCGCGGTGCTCATCGTGACCGGCCTGGTGACGTTGCAGTCGATCCTGCTGGTCGCCGGGGCCTGGCGCGACGACCTTGCGATTCGACACAACATGGGGGTGGCGCAGGCCGAGGTGCTCAGCGCCGGGCCGCGGCGCTCCACCATCGAATTCGTCACACCCGAGCGGGTCACCTATCGCCCCGAGCTCGGCGTGCTGTACCCGTCACATCTGGCCACCGGGATGCGGATCTACGTCGAATACAACAAGAACGACCCCAATCTGGTTCGCGTGCAACACCGCAATGCCGGGCTGGCGATCATCCCGGCCGGGTCCATCGCGGTGGTGTGCTGGCTGGCGGCGACGGTGCTGCTGATCGGGCTGGCGGTGCTGGACAGGCTGCTGGATCGGCGCACCGACGCTGCCGACCAGCAGATTTCGCGCGACGTATGCCCCTAG
- a CDS encoding aldo/keto reductase, whose amino-acid sequence MTDKPQPGGLGIIGASTVARVGYGAMQLFETPSAEDAAAVLRRAVELGVNHIDTASFYGPGEVNRRIRAALAPYPDDLVIVSKVGARYTGEQPIPLAAAQKPAELRAAVEDDLRQLGLERVPVVNLRRMDLGPGVAAEGDQVVDVDDQLAEMIALRDEGKIGAIGISAVPLDVVRRALPAGIVCVQNAYSLLDRSQEDALELCAAEGVAWVPYFPLGSSFPGFPKVADHPVVAEIAGELGVTGAQVGLAWLLAHAPNTLLIPGTRSLTHLQENLAAGTVTLGADARERLDAVGTAEPQPHGVEPFQR is encoded by the coding sequence ATGACGGACAAACCACAGCCCGGCGGTCTCGGAATCATCGGCGCGTCGACCGTCGCTCGCGTCGGCTACGGCGCGATGCAGCTGTTCGAGACGCCGTCGGCCGAGGACGCGGCGGCGGTGCTGCGCCGGGCGGTCGAACTCGGCGTCAACCACATCGACACCGCGTCGTTCTACGGTCCCGGCGAGGTGAACCGCCGGATCCGCGCGGCGCTGGCCCCCTACCCCGACGACCTCGTGATCGTCAGCAAGGTCGGTGCGCGATACACCGGCGAACAACCGATACCCCTGGCCGCCGCGCAAAAGCCCGCGGAGCTGCGCGCCGCGGTCGAGGACGATCTGCGCCAGCTCGGCCTCGAGCGCGTTCCGGTGGTGAACCTGCGGCGCATGGACCTCGGGCCCGGCGTGGCCGCCGAAGGTGACCAGGTCGTCGACGTCGACGACCAACTCGCCGAGATGATCGCGCTGCGCGACGAGGGCAAGATCGGCGCGATCGGCATCAGCGCCGTGCCGCTCGATGTGGTGCGGCGGGCGCTGCCCGCGGGCATCGTCTGCGTGCAGAACGCCTACAGCCTGCTCGACCGTTCGCAGGAGGACGCGCTCGAGCTGTGCGCGGCCGAAGGCGTCGCGTGGGTGCCCTACTTCCCGCTGGGCTCGTCATTTCCCGGTTTCCCGAAGGTCGCCGACCACCCGGTGGTGGCCGAGATCGCCGGCGAGCTCGGCGTCACGGGCGCCCAGGTCGGGTTGGCGTGGCTGCTGGCGCACGCGCCGAACACGTTGCTGATCCCGGGCACGCGATCCCTCACGCACCTGCAGGAGAACCTCGCCGCGGGGACCGTCACCCTCGGCGCCGACGCGCGGGAAAGGCTGGACGCCGTCGGCACGGCGGAACCCCAGCCCCATGGGGTCGAGCCATTTCAGAGGTAA